Proteins encoded by one window of Anoplopoma fimbria isolate UVic2021 breed Golden Eagle Sablefish chromosome 23, Afim_UVic_2022, whole genome shotgun sequence:
- the lyrm5a gene encoding LYR motif-containing protein 5A, which produces MANPFRGQVIRLYKTLLYLGREYPQGAAYFRGRLKSAFMKNKDETDPGKIQKLVARGDFVIKELEALYFLRKYRAMKKRYYDPEK; this is translated from the exons ATGGCCAACCCTTTTAGGGGTCAGGTCATCAGGCTTTACAAAACG CTGCTGTATCTGGGCCGTGAGTACCCGCAGGGAGCAGCGTATTTCAGAGGCCGTCTGAAGTCAGCTTTCATGAAGAATAAAGACGAGACGGACCCGGGGAAGATCCAGAAGCTGGTGGCCCGGGGAGACTTCGTCATCAAGGAGCTGGAGGCTCTGTATTTCCTCAGGAAATATCGAGCCATGAAGAAGAGGTATTACGATCCAGAAAAATGA
- the dnai7 gene encoding dynein axonemal intermediate chain 7, producing the protein MVATQERKVTSLFPTRSNEISLFNTVLYIFFAGFKSSKSQKLTKAQKETWQQEEEERRLREEEEAQLQAEKEEQQRLEREIKEKELEGLELKDLERREDELNELRHLLENNHAAVIKWKTDAVEKAKWERYMHCGSIPDPAVQQEINTYISLWRDDPEVNITPVLKQCNLALQLIEELEGLLRDVTDPQEGQKCQEALVHLLELTHSKHLLTTEEILKRASANIDTETGNMQTVVKDDNITLCLWANLKKNPRFKGLNFEDAGLGFNLPKQLAVSNVAVRILHTRYDHLSLLARMAHLRIRTPSHRSLTGGEEVPADIEVPEQVETEADGEVKEDNETLQQSLDEEVQSIQGLDGRKSAASLQSGRNSEQPVEGRGSQIQTQMEALSAEGDLTSPPVQLTTMDHDEHVQVVDLMQYTPLGGVFYYDTFHLPPQAHQVNGWEIRQLLYKGLQVFPYPTEKSDLDENEALTCPPVGVTVTLPDSVVFLETPQVAHWDAAVKQWRMDGITDVSYEEAEARISFNMDSFHAFVLMQDTYANLPFQSWELRPLGQDSALFTINGALIDLSITIQGHQCMLQSEQEKGLCHLIGKWMSGPVLQRAMLNAGINIFVNEYTDKYVSTCGKDPLTEHAAYEQMALFASACAFSWSKWNAKCGDEHLVMQVCEHHSPDPVPKDSWILYLLDAQRNRRLEITEKSEAFSPDHHPGSEFHSTFIHMLQDNMSDEGKASTRASSYQFVDTVQSLLCATRPLMYS; encoded by the exons ATGGTAGCCACCCAAGAAAGAAAAG TAACTTCTCTTTTTCCAACACGCAGTAATGAAATATCCTTGTTTAACactgttttgtacattttttttgctggtttCAAGTCATCAAAGAGTCAGAAACTGACCAAGGCTCAGAAGGAGACgtggcagcaggaggaggaggagaggaggctgcgAGAGGAAG AGGAAGCACAGCTGCAAGCGGAGAAAGAAGAGCAGCAAAGATTggaaagagagataaaggagAAGGAGCTAGAAGGGCTTGAGTTAAAG GACCTAGAGCGCAGAGAAGATGAGCTGAACGAACTCCGCCATCTACTGGAGAACAATCATGCTGCAGTGATCAAATGGAAAACTGATGCTGTGGAGAAAGCAAag TGGGAGCGATACATGCATTGTGGCAGTATCCCAGACCCAGCAGTACAGCAGGAAATAAACACGTATATAAGCTTATGGAGAGACGACCCAGAGGTCAACATCACACCCGTGCTCAAGCAATGTAACCTCGCTCTACAG CTGATCGAGGAGCTGGAGGGTCTGCTCAGAGATGTTACAGATCCACAAGAGGGCCAGAAGTGCCAGGAGGCTCTCGTACATTTGCTGGAGCTAACCCACTCTAAACACCTCCTCACAACCGAAGAGATCCTCAAG AGGGCCAGTGCAAACATCGACACTGAGACGGGCAACATGCAGACGGTGGTCAAAGATGACAACATTACACTCTGTCTCTGGGCCAACCTCAAGAAGAATCCAAG GTTTAAAGGGTTAAACTTCGAAGATGCAGGCCTGGGCTTTAACCTTCCCAAACAGCTGGCTGTGAGCAATGTCGCTGTACGGATCCTCCACACGCGTTATGACCACCTGTCCTTGCTCGCCAGGATGGCTCACCTGAGAATACGCACTCCCAGCCACAG GTCTCTTACAGGCGGTGAGGAGGTTCCAGCAGACATAGAGGTACCTGAGCAGGTGGAGACAGAAGCTGATGGGGAGGTGAAGGAAGACAATGAGACCCTGCAGCAGAGCCTGGATGAGGAGGTGCAGTCCATCCAAGGGTTAGATGGGAGGAAG AGTGCAGCCAGTCTACAGTCAGGGAGAAACAGTGAACAGCCTGTTGAAGGCCGAGGGAGCCAGATACAGACACAGATGGAGGCACTCAGCG CCGAGGGGGACTTGACTTCTCCTCCAGTGCAGCTGACAACAATGGACCACGACGAGCATGTCCAGGTGGTGGACCTAATGCAGTACACACCTCTGGGTGGGGTCTTCTACTATGACACGTTTCACCTCCCGCCACAAGCCCACCAGGTCAATGGCTGGGAAATTAGACAG CTGCTGTACAAAGGGCTTCAAGTGTTCCCCTACCCCACGGAGAAGTCTGACTTAGATGAAAACGAAGCTCTCACATGCCCTCCTGTtggtgtgactgtgacactgCCCGACTCTGTCGTTTTCTTGGAAACTCCCCAAGTGGCTCACTGGGATGCTGCAG TGAAGCAGTGGAGGATGGATGGTATCACAGACGTCTCTTATGAGGAGGCGGAGGCCAGAATCTCCTTCAATATGGACTCCTTCCACGCCTTTGTGCTGATGCAGGATACTTATGCCAACCTTCCCTTCCAGAGCTGGGAGCTCAGGCCACTGGGCCAAGACTCAGCTCTTTTCACCATCAACGGGGCACTCATCGACCTCAGCATCACGATCCAG GGTCATCAGTGTATGTTGCAGTCAGAGCAAGAGAAGGGTCTTTGTCACCTCATAGGAAAGTGGATGAGCGGGCCCGTCCTGCAGAGAGCCATGCTCAACGCAGGGATCAACATCTTTGTGAACGAGTACACGGACAAATACGTCAGCACCTGCGGCAAG gaCCCACTTACAGAACATGCTGCCTACGAACAGATGGCTCTCTTCGCCTCTGCCTGCGCTTTCTCGTGGAGCAAGTGGAATGCCAAATGTGGAGATGAGCATCTAGTCATGCAG gTGTGTGAGCACCACAGCCCTGACCCGGTACCTAAAGACTCCTGGATTCTCTACCTGCTCGATGCTCAAAGGAATCGGAGGCTGGAAATCACAGAGAAGAGTGAGGCTTTCTCTCCAGACCATCATCCAGGAAGTGAGTTTCACTCAACCTTCATCCACATGCTCCAGGACAACATGAGCGACGAAGGCAAAGCCAGTACCAGAGCATCCAGTTATCAGTTTGTGGATACAGTACAGAGCCTGCTCTGTGCCACCAGACCCCTGATGTATTCATAA